A region from the Triticum aestivum cultivar Chinese Spring chromosome 3D, IWGSC CS RefSeq v2.1, whole genome shotgun sequence genome encodes:
- the LOC123075793 gene encoding alpha-amylase/subtilisin inhibitor-like, whose amino-acid sequence MEHFCFLVILSLSGLAVALQLTTPCNAAQAQPPPVYDIDGHELTGNNMYTIMAADRNLSDHCISVGSFRSEECHKHATLTPCKQFGGMRGVHVSIKPAEASDGSSKEASIRLSTDVVIEFKGVVTWCKHHLRWYVHGENTNQTHVSASCFRGMNGCQPSAGTCMEQSFLFRVERHGTGYKLTSCFNAPCRDLVLFDYAGQRWLTVKKDGREPLVVVFKKFPLASLPPASAPQLG is encoded by the coding sequence ATGGAGCACTTTTGTTTCTTGGTCATCCTCTCACTCTCTGGCTTGGCTGTGGCCTTGCAGCTGACCACTCCGTGCAACGCTGCGCAAGCTCAGCCACCACCAGTCTACGACATAGATGGCCACGAGCTAACAGGTAACAACATGTACACCATCATGGCAGCAGATCGCAATCTGAGCGACCATTGTATCTCCGTTGGCTCATTTCGGAGTGAGGAATGTCATAAGCATGCGACCCTGACACCGTGCAAGCAATTTGGCGGGAtgagaggcgtgcatgtgtcgatCAAGCCGGCGGAGGCGAGCGATGGCTCTAGCAAGGAGGCGTCAATCCGCCTCTCGACCGATGTCGTGATCGAATTTAAAGGCGTGGTCACCTGGTGCAAGCACCATCTCCGGTGGTACGTCCATGGAGAGAACACGAACCAGACGCATGTGTCCGCCAGCTGCTTCAGAGGGATGAACGGATGCCAACCGTCGGCAGGCACATGCATGGAACAAAGTTTCCTATTCCGCGTCGAGAGGCATGGCACCGGGTACAAGCTGACATCGTGCTTCAATGCGCCATGCCGCGATCTTGTGTTGTTCGACTACGCCGGCCAAAGGTGGCTGACCGTAAAGAAAGATGGGCGTGAGCCTCTGGTGGTCGTGTTCAAGAAGTTCCCTCTCGCCAGCTTGCCACCTGCGAGTGCTCCCCAACTAGGCTAG